The following coding sequences are from one Streptomyces sp. NBC_00536 window:
- a CDS encoding SUKH-3 domain-containing protein has protein sequence MTASASYDRSSATRFPQAVDTALRTAGWQPGRWDIKQAEYWADSLRDHTTPAGHRHTVFPAAVEAWAEFGGLTVTAPGPGRQIAPTPVRIDPLTGLHLARTFADLGRALSTRLCPLGTEADGASHLAVDAEGRVYSIDHTGDWYLGASIDEALTALLTGLQPTRLRTAPPHP, from the coding sequence ATGACCGCCTCAGCCTCCTACGACCGCTCCTCGGCGACCCGCTTCCCGCAGGCCGTCGACACCGCGCTGCGCACCGCCGGCTGGCAGCCCGGCCGCTGGGACATCAAACAGGCCGAGTACTGGGCCGACTCCCTGCGCGACCACACCACCCCGGCCGGGCACCGGCACACCGTCTTCCCCGCCGCCGTCGAGGCCTGGGCCGAATTCGGCGGGCTCACCGTCACCGCCCCCGGGCCCGGGCGCCAGATAGCCCCGACGCCCGTCCGCATCGACCCGCTGACCGGCCTGCACCTCGCCCGTACCTTCGCCGACCTGGGGCGCGCCCTGTCCACCCGGCTCTGCCCGCTGGGCACCGAGGCGGACGGCGCCTCCCACCTCGCCGTCGACGCCGAGGGCCGCGTCTACTCCATCGACCACACCGGCGACTGGTACCTCGGCGCGAGCATCGACGAAGCCCTCACCGCCCTCCTCACCGGCCTCCAGCCGACCCGCCTCAGGACCGCGCCCCCTCACCCCTAG
- a CDS encoding sensor histidine kinase: MTLTGEERGGAGRDGPWWWERRREAALDVGLGAVSAVECGFEGVVFARDVGMPSVLGVLFGVFVGGALVARRRWPVAVVLLGIAITPAAMGFVLGVVGLYTLAASEAPKRVTAVLGSMSLVGTFVVTYLRTRGDIEGERFLVIVLSVFMAVALTVPPVLFGLYIGARRRLMESLQERADSLERELSLLADRAEERAEWARTEERTRIAREMHDVVAHRVSLMVVHAAALEAVAVKDPAKAVRNAALVGDMGRQALTELREMLGVLRASSSAPAPAPAVVALVGTVGTVEDGPSLAELEALVGQSRAAGMAVEFEVHGEPPREGGAVGYAAEVEQTAYRVVQEALTNCHKHAPGARVVVRLAHRAGEVAMQVENGPCDGEAAEPGLPSGGNGLVGMRERVLGLGGVFVSGPVDGGGFRVSAVLPDTR; encoded by the coding sequence ATGACCTTGACGGGGGAAGAGCGGGGCGGGGCCGGGCGGGACGGGCCGTGGTGGTGGGAGCGGCGGCGGGAGGCCGCGCTGGACGTGGGGCTCGGCGCGGTGTCGGCCGTCGAGTGCGGGTTCGAGGGGGTGGTGTTCGCCCGCGACGTCGGGATGCCTTCGGTGCTCGGGGTGCTGTTCGGGGTGTTCGTCGGGGGTGCGCTCGTGGCGCGGCGGCGGTGGCCCGTCGCCGTGGTGCTGCTCGGGATCGCGATCACGCCCGCGGCCATGGGGTTCGTGCTGGGCGTGGTGGGCCTGTACACGCTGGCCGCCTCCGAGGCGCCGAAGCGGGTCACGGCCGTGCTCGGGTCGATGTCGCTCGTGGGGACCTTCGTTGTCACGTATCTGCGCACGCGCGGGGACATCGAGGGCGAACGGTTCCTCGTGATCGTGCTGTCCGTGTTCATGGCGGTGGCGCTGACCGTGCCCCCGGTGCTCTTCGGCCTGTACATCGGGGCCCGGCGGCGGCTGATGGAGAGCCTCCAGGAGCGCGCCGACTCGCTGGAGCGGGAGCTGTCGCTGCTGGCCGACCGGGCGGAGGAGCGGGCCGAGTGGGCCCGTACCGAGGAGCGGACCCGGATCGCGCGGGAGATGCACGACGTGGTGGCCCACCGGGTGTCGCTGATGGTGGTGCACGCGGCGGCCCTGGAGGCGGTGGCCGTGAAGGATCCGGCGAAGGCGGTACGCAACGCCGCGCTGGTGGGTGACATGGGGCGCCAGGCGCTGACGGAGCTGCGGGAGATGCTCGGGGTGCTGCGGGCGTCCTCGTCGGCCCCCGCGCCCGCACCGGCCGTGGTGGCGCTGGTGGGGACGGTGGGGACGGTGGAGGACGGGCCCTCGCTCGCGGAGCTGGAGGCGCTGGTCGGGCAGTCCCGGGCGGCCGGGATGGCGGTGGAGTTCGAGGTGCACGGGGAGCCGCCGCGCGAAGGGGGCGCGGTCGGGTACGCGGCCGAGGTGGAGCAGACGGCGTACCGCGTGGTGCAGGAGGCGCTGACCAACTGCCACAAGCACGCGCCGGGCGCGCGGGTCGTCGTACGGCTCGCGCACCGGGCGGGGGAGGTGGCCATGCAGGTGGAGAACGGCCCGTGCGACGGCGAGGCCGCCGAGCCGGGGCTGCCCAGTGGGGGGAACGGGCTGGTCGGCATGCGCGAGCGGGTGCTCGGGCTCGGCGGGGTGTTCGTGTCGGGGCCGGTGGACGGCGGCGGGTTCAGGGTGTCGGCGGTGCTGCCGGACACCCGCTAG